A single genomic interval of Corylus avellana chromosome ca10, CavTom2PMs-1.0 harbors:
- the LOC132164087 gene encoding protein NUCLEAR FUSION DEFECTIVE 4-like, with protein sequence MSSSRSLQWLSLVGIIWLQSINGTNTNFPAYSSQLKHLLSISQLQLNNLAFASDAGKLLGWFSGVAAVYLPLWLVLLIGSSLSLLGYGLQYLFVTNQISSLSYGHIFFLTVIAGNSICWINTVSYAVAIRNFPSDRQVVVGLTTSYIGLSAKVYTDIVDAVFPPSPHERAKAYLLLNSLLPVIICAIVAPLVREVDVGRPRDMKIGFIAMFVITMATGVYAVISSLASISGKLSSWSHVIGIGVFLLAPLVIPVAEKIMELVRKYWYISTERKVYHFTIDESEGSSTVVERMENGVKEREEAGEVCDEVGIIKEEIGVKVMVKRLDFWLYFFVYLFGATLGIVFLNNLGQIAESRGYSGTSSLVSLSSSFGFFGRLMPSLLDYYFSRTKHVISRPASIVALMGPTAGAFFFLVNKANLSLNISTAVIGVCSGAITSIAVSTTTELFGTKNFSINHNVVVANIPIGSFVFGYLAALLYHKEGNGDGKCMGMECYRETFIIWGSFCFFGTFLALALYVRTRKLYLRKV encoded by the exons ATGTCTTCATCAAGATCTCTTCAATGGCTAAGCCTTGTGGGAATCATATGGCTCCAATCCATAAACGGAACGAACACAAACTTTCCCGCTTATTCTTCCCAGCTCAAGCACCTCCTTTCCATCTCCCAACTGCAACTCAACAACCTCGCCTTCGCCTCCGACGCCGGAAAACTCCTAGGTTGGTTTTCCGGCGTCGCCGCCGTTTACCTACCCCTTTGGCTAGTTCTCCTCATAGGCTCTTCTCTCAGTTTGCTTGGTTACGGCTTGCAATATCTTTTTGTAACAAACCaaatctcttctctctcatatGGCCATATTTTTTTCCTCACTGTTATAGCAGGAAACAGTATTTGTTGGATCAACACCGTCTCTTACGCTGTTGCCATACGAAACTTCCCGTCCGATCGCCAGGTTGTCGTGGGGTTAACAACTAGCTACATAGGATTAAGTGCAAAGGTTTACACAGATATTGTAGATGCTGTTTTTCCTCCTTCACCCCATGAAAGAGCTAAAGCCTATCTTCTTCTCAACTCTCTTTTACCTGTTATAATTTGTGCAATAGTTGCACCCCTCGTCAGAGAAGTTGATGTTGGAAGGCCTAGAGACATGAAAATTGGGTTCATTGCAATGTTTGTGATAACAATGGCTACTGGGGTCTACGCTGTAATCAGTAGTTTGGCGTCGATTTCAGGTAAATTATCGTCATGGAGTCATGTCATTGGTATTGGCGTGTTCTTATTGGCTCCATTAGTTATTCCGGTTGCAGAAAAAATCATGGAATTGGTAAGAAAATATTGGTATATAAGTACAGAAAGAAAAGTGTATCATTTTACTATAGATGAGAGTGAAGGTAGTAGTACTGTAGTAGAGAGAATGGAGAATggagtgaaagagagagaggaagctGGTGAAGTTTGTGATGAGGTTGGTATTATTAAAGAGGAGATTGGAGTGAAGGTGATGGTAAAGAGACTGGATTTCTggttatatttttttgtgtatttgtttGGTGCGACACTTGGCATAGTGTTTTTGAATAACTTGGGACAGATAGCTGAGTCTCGTGGGTATTCAGGAACATCTTCTTTGGTCTCTTTGTCTTCTTCATTTGGGTTCTTTGGACGTCTCATGCCTTCCCTATTGGACTACTACTTCTCAAG GACCAAGCACGTGATTTCAAGACCAGCTTCAATTGTGGCATTAATGGGTCCAACAGCAGGAGCATTCTTCTTCCTTGTCAACAAAGCCAACCTTTCCCTCAACATCAGTACTGCCGTCATAGGAGTGTGTAGCGGGGCAATTACTTCCATAGCTGTATCCACAACCACCGAGTTGTTTGGGACAAAAAATTTCTCCATAAATCATAATGTTGTGGTTGCAAATATCCCAATAGGATCCTTTGTTTTTGGCTACCTGGCAGCTCTTCTTTATCACAAGGAAGGAAATGGAGATGGCAAGTGCATGGGGATGGAATGCTACAGGGAGACCTTCATCATCTGgggttcattttgtttttttggaacttTTTTAGCTTTAGCTCTCTATGTTAGAACTAGAAAGCTTTATTTGCGAAAAgtataa
- the LOC132164638 gene encoding RNA-directed DNA methylation 4-like — protein MTTVGESSCSPPKSADDDKPVVVRVKRKASQSRLDALWLEISERPLKRPLLDFENLSISDSSRKEEFKTKKVLVQHVETVRSSETAIDVVQSFVVSTAVCVLTK, from the exons ATGACGACCGTCGGCGAAAGCTCTTGTTCTCCGCCAAAATCCGCAGACGACGACAAGCCGGTGGTCGTCAGGGTTAAGCGCAAAGCCTCTCAGTCTCGTCTCGACGCTTTAT GGCTTGAAATCAGTGAGAGACCGCTGAAGCGTCCGTTGTTAGATTTTGAGAATTTATCAATCTCTGATTCATCTAGGAAAG aGGAATTCAAGACTAAGAAGGTTTTGGTACAGCATGTGGAGACAGTAAGAAGCTCTGAGACGGCCATTGATGTTGTCCAGTCATTTGTGGTCAGTACGGCAGTTTGTGTCTTAACTAAATGA